A stretch of the Chitiniphilus purpureus genome encodes the following:
- a CDS encoding PepSY-associated TM helix domain-containing protein has translation MKPGFRQAMAWLHNWAGLVLGWVMFAIFLTGTLTVFRAEISHWMQPDRQITPASQQQATAAAERYLRQHAADARQWYIYPPSGRETSMLLYWEDADDNWHNVRIDPHRAEPAHQRASLGGDFFYRFHFELHLPYPWGRLLACLAAMVMLVALVSGIVTHRRIFKDFFTFRPAKAPQRAWLDAHNAVGVLALPFHLVITYSGLVTLMMLVMPAALDALYQGDRQAYRSELIGMPPKVAPSGVARPLQPLAPMVAAASRHWQGGPVGTIAVTAPGDANARVRIEQSETMQLRSRGSGVVFDGATGRPLTLLATQQPAALAHDVIFGLHMGRFADYGLRWLYFLCGVAGTLMIGSGLVLWSIKRRQREAKAGTAGFGARLVETLNIATIAGLPLAVAAFFWANRLVPLARPERADEEVLCFFAAWVLSLLHAAIRPARAAWREQLAAVAMLLGTVPLLSLLTVPAHLGNAFARGNTVGAVFELTALAFGAAFAYAAYQAHRAGKRPVPADAATRRRPAATLAQETP, from the coding sequence ATGAAGCCCGGCTTCCGTCAGGCGATGGCCTGGCTGCACAACTGGGCGGGACTGGTGCTGGGCTGGGTGATGTTCGCCATCTTCCTGACCGGCACGCTCACCGTGTTCCGCGCCGAGATCAGTCATTGGATGCAGCCGGACCGGCAGATCACGCCGGCCAGCCAGCAACAGGCCACCGCGGCCGCCGAGCGCTATCTGCGCCAGCACGCCGCCGATGCCAGACAATGGTATATCTACCCGCCGTCCGGGCGCGAGACCAGCATGCTGCTGTACTGGGAAGACGCCGACGACAACTGGCACAACGTCCGCATCGATCCGCACCGCGCCGAGCCGGCGCACCAGCGCGCCAGCCTGGGCGGCGATTTCTTCTACCGCTTCCATTTCGAACTGCACCTGCCCTACCCCTGGGGACGCCTGCTCGCCTGCCTTGCGGCAATGGTGATGCTGGTGGCACTGGTCAGCGGCATCGTCACCCACCGGCGCATCTTCAAGGATTTCTTCACCTTCCGCCCCGCCAAGGCGCCGCAGCGGGCGTGGCTGGACGCGCACAACGCGGTCGGCGTGCTGGCCTTGCCGTTCCATTTGGTGATCACCTACAGCGGCCTGGTCACGCTGATGATGCTGGTGATGCCGGCCGCGCTCGACGCGCTCTACCAGGGCGACCGGCAAGCCTACCGCAGCGAGCTGATCGGCATGCCGCCCAAGGTGGCGCCGTCCGGCGTGGCACGGCCGCTGCAGCCGCTGGCCCCGATGGTCGCGGCCGCCAGCCGCCACTGGCAGGGCGGCCCGGTCGGCACCATCGCCGTCACCGCGCCGGGCGATGCCAATGCGCGGGTGCGGATCGAGCAATCCGAGACCATGCAGCTGCGCTCGCGCGGCAGCGGCGTGGTGTTCGACGGCGCCACCGGCAGGCCGCTCACGCTGCTGGCCACGCAGCAGCCCGCGGCGCTGGCTCACGATGTGATCTTCGGCCTGCACATGGGACGCTTCGCCGACTACGGCCTGCGCTGGCTGTATTTCCTGTGTGGTGTGGCCGGGACGCTGATGATCGGCTCCGGCCTGGTGCTATGGTCGATCAAGCGCCGCCAGCGCGAGGCCAAGGCCGGCACCGCCGGCTTCGGTGCGCGGCTGGTCGAAACGCTCAACATCGCCACCATCGCCGGGCTGCCGCTTGCCGTGGCCGCCTTCTTCTGGGCCAACCGGCTGGTGCCGCTCGCACGCCCCGAGCGCGCCGACGAGGAAGTGCTGTGCTTCTTCGCCGCCTGGGTGCTGTCGCTGCTGCACGCCGCCATACGGCCGGCCCGCGCAGCCTGGCGCGAGCAGCTGGCTGCCGTGGCCATGCTGCTGGGCACGGTGCCGCTGCTGAGCCTGCTGACCGTGCCGGCGCACCTGGGCAATGCGTTCGCGCGCGGCAACACCGTCGGCGCCGTATTCGAGCTGACCGCGCTCGCCTTTGGCGCTGCCTTCGCCTACGCCGCCTACCAAGCGCACCGTGCCGGCAAGCGGCCGGTGCCGGCCGACGCCGCCACCCGGCGACGCCCCGCTGCCACGCTTGCGCAGGAGACACCATGA
- a CDS encoding DUF3649 domain-containing protein — MPALSAPRPDPAPAAPPVARRAGKPPAGIPWAYRLAVTLRVLAATLGGYALVYACTGALARWLPLSRNEATLTATLLSFPLYCAVIVWVFSVSSAGRAWLGLGVALAAALGLGWLGAAR; from the coding sequence ATGCCCGCCCTGTCCGCACCACGTCCCGATCCCGCGCCGGCGGCGCCGCCGGTTGCCCGGCGGGCTGGCAAGCCACCCGCCGGCATCCCCTGGGCCTACCGTCTTGCAGTGACGTTGCGCGTGCTGGCAGCGACTCTCGGCGGCTATGCGCTGGTCTATGCCTGCACCGGCGCACTGGCGCGCTGGCTGCCGCTGTCCCGCAATGAGGCGACGCTGACGGCGACACTGCTGTCGTTCCCACTCTACTGCGCCGTCATCGTGTGGGTGTTCAGCGTCAGCAGCGCCGGACGTGCCTGGCTCGGGCTGGGTGTGGCGCTTGCCGCGGCCCTGGGCCTGGGTTGGCTGGGAGCCGCACGATGA
- a CDS encoding YkgJ family cysteine cluster protein, translating into MLSEQEQAAFLQATQAVQQAVHRQLQARRDGDAPVRFVINLQRGVDRVCDEAGASGAQPACRAGCSHCCHRRVAALEPEVFRIAQALAEAPQALPGWIAVLRWHAAAATAIPEGRYWLACPFLRQGLCAIYDLRPAVCRKGHSLDAAACAAPDGDTVPQRLDLIARAEAMINGTALGYRAAGLSAGSLPLGPAVLLALTDPTAQSRWLQGEAVFSGLPRG; encoded by the coding sequence ATGCTGAGCGAGCAGGAACAGGCCGCGTTCCTGCAGGCGACCCAGGCGGTGCAGCAGGCGGTGCACCGGCAGCTGCAGGCCCGGCGTGATGGCGATGCCCCCGTCCGTTTCGTGATCAACCTGCAGCGCGGGGTGGACCGGGTCTGCGACGAGGCAGGCGCCAGCGGTGCGCAGCCGGCATGCCGGGCTGGCTGCAGCCATTGCTGTCATAGAAGGGTGGCGGCGCTGGAGCCCGAAGTGTTCCGGATCGCACAGGCGTTGGCTGAGGCGCCGCAGGCGCTGCCCGGGTGGATTGCGGTGCTGCGCTGGCATGCGGCAGCAGCGACGGCGATACCGGAGGGGCGCTACTGGCTGGCGTGTCCGTTCCTGAGACAGGGTTTGTGTGCCATCTACGATTTGCGTCCTGCGGTGTGCCGCAAGGGGCATTCGCTCGACGCGGCGGCCTGTGCCGCGCCGGACGGCGATACGGTGCCGCAGCGCCTGGACCTGATCGCCCGGGCCGAGGCCATGATCAACGGGACCGCCCTGGGTTATCGCGCTGCCGGCCTGTCCGCCGGCAGCCTGCCGCTGGGGCCGGCCGTGCTGCTGGCCTTGACCGACCCGACAGCCCAATCGCGCTGGCTGCAGGGCGAAGCGGTCTTCTCCGGGCTGCCGCGCGGCTAG
- a CDS encoding FMN-dependent NADH-azoreductase, translated as MTTLLHLDSSARPGHSGIDAHGSYTRRLSARFVARWQALHPDDQIIYRDVGQQPPQPVNADWIAAAFTPPGQRTPGMQQALAESDALVDELIAADLIVVGLPMYNFGPPAQFKAYLDNIVRVGRTFGFDRSNATEPYRPLLDSQGKRLVLLSARGDHGYGPGGPQAANNHAEPLVRAVFAYIGITECRELAIEYGEFEDEQLARSVAQAEADVDRLVTELASLAPA; from the coding sequence ATGACCACCTTGCTGCACCTGGATTCCAGCGCCCGTCCCGGGCACTCTGGCATCGATGCCCACGGCTCGTACACCCGCCGCCTGAGCGCCCGCTTCGTTGCACGTTGGCAGGCGTTGCATCCCGATGACCAGATCATCTATCGCGACGTCGGTCAGCAGCCGCCGCAACCGGTGAACGCCGATTGGATCGCCGCCGCCTTCACGCCGCCCGGACAGCGCACGCCGGGGATGCAGCAGGCCCTGGCCGAGAGCGACGCGTTGGTGGACGAGCTGATCGCCGCCGACCTGATCGTGGTCGGCCTGCCCATGTACAACTTCGGCCCGCCGGCACAGTTCAAGGCATATCTGGACAACATCGTCCGGGTGGGCCGCACCTTCGGCTTCGATCGCAGCAATGCTACCGAGCCCTACCGGCCACTGCTGGACAGCCAGGGCAAGCGCCTGGTGCTGCTGTCGGCGCGCGGCGACCATGGCTACGGCCCCGGCGGCCCGCAGGCGGCCAACAACCATGCCGAACCCCTGGTCCGCGCTGTGTTCGCCTATATCGGCATCACCGAATGCCGCGAGCTGGCGATCGAGTACGGCGAATTCGAGGACGAGCAGTTGGCCCGCTCGGTGGCGCAGGCCGAGGCGGACGTGGACCGGCTGGTGACCGAGCTGGCGTCGCTGGCCCCCGCCTGA
- a CDS encoding LysR substrate-binding domain-containing protein, with translation MPTRLPPLSALRAFEAAARLCSFKAAAAELSVTATAISHRIRVLEEDLGCQLFVRKTRAVALTAQGQLLQRAVREGFDSIAAGVAALREPRESSVTVSTTPGFAAKWLVPRLAAFQAAHPGIQLHVHASYQPVDLLAGEADLAVRYGDGRYPGLSAVLLLQNRFAPVASPRLELHTPADLLHQSLIHIDWFRPPALTWADWASLVGLAGLNTQAGFRYSDESHAIQAAVAGQGVALVGLGMVDEEVRLGLLQVPFGSMLDGQAYYVVRPARPPRSEVAQVADWLLRTAQAR, from the coding sequence ATGCCGACCCGCTTGCCACCGCTGTCCGCGTTGCGCGCCTTCGAGGCCGCGGCGCGCCTTTGCAGCTTCAAGGCGGCCGCCGCCGAACTGTCGGTGACCGCCACCGCCATCAGCCATCGCATCCGGGTGCTGGAGGAGGATCTGGGATGTCAGCTGTTCGTGCGCAAGACGCGCGCCGTGGCGCTGACCGCGCAGGGACAGCTGCTGCAGCGTGCCGTCCGCGAGGGGTTCGACAGCATTGCCGCCGGTGTGGCGGCGCTGCGCGAGCCGCGGGAAAGCAGCGTCACCGTCTCCACCACGCCCGGCTTTGCCGCCAAGTGGCTGGTGCCGCGGCTGGCGGCGTTCCAGGCGGCGCATCCGGGCATCCAGTTGCATGTGCATGCGTCCTACCAGCCGGTGGACCTGCTGGCCGGCGAGGCGGACCTGGCGGTGCGCTACGGCGACGGGCGCTATCCGGGCCTGAGCGCCGTCCTGCTGCTGCAGAACCGCTTCGCCCCGGTGGCGAGCCCGCGGCTGGAGCTGCACACGCCGGCCGATCTGTTGCACCAATCGTTGATCCATATCGACTGGTTCCGGCCTCCGGCGTTGACCTGGGCCGACTGGGCGAGCCTGGTGGGCCTTGCCGGGCTCAACACCCAGGCAGGGTTTCGCTACTCGGATGAAAGCCACGCGATCCAGGCCGCGGTCGCCGGCCAGGGCGTGGCGCTGGTCGGGCTGGGGATGGTCGACGAGGAAGTCCGCCTCGGCCTGTTGCAGGTGCCGTTCGGCTCGATGCTGGATGGCCAGGCCTACTACGTGGTGCGTCCGGCGCGCCCGCCGCGCAGCGAAGTCGCCCAGGTGGCGGATTGGCTGCTGCGCACCGCCCAGGCGCGCTGA
- a CDS encoding methyl-accepting chemotaxis protein produces the protein MARRWSIQNKLLLSMTFILLLSLCTIGALSVHLFRSAMTERLERYELVRTVEAIRNEVDKAVSVPLAQAQQLAANTYLLDWMAAGEPAEGIAGWQRYAQSLKQSTGAVAISWASEATGNYYDDSSGLLRQLAPDGNDAWFKAFLASGRQTAFDLGSEAGKADVIMFINALARDAQGHRAVASLGMDVTGMAQRVRQMAVGDRGQVYVVDEQGRLQIHRDPALVKVDNKVELKSLPGMGAVAAGLLRPGPFNLARYEGPQGPMIVASSHLPNAGWFVVVELAEDEVFSAVTRTIRWLVLLDTVILLASLMLMAWVSRTITRPLARLRDAMHGLARGEGDLTQRLPIDTTDEVGEIAESFNRFIEQLRGMFLQVRDQAVNLNQSVEQLGQMADRLAHDARDNAGLAEATAATIQEITVSVAHIADNTQAAAHAVGQAGQLSEQSGASVNRVSSEIGEVAQSMDALDEQMRELESRSRQVGSIAGVIKGIADQTNLLALNAAIEAARAGEQGRGFAVVADEVRQLAERTGSATVEIEQMVGAMRNAAESALGRVAHTHGTVKGSVAQADIALGHIGQIKDSMDGVVRKTHEIRDAANEQSRATEDMARAAERMSARAQAGDTELARAREVVQQLEQLSTALRQVVSGFRL, from the coding sequence ATGGCCCGTCGTTGGTCGATCCAGAACAAGCTGCTGCTGAGCATGACCTTCATCCTGCTGCTGTCGCTGTGCACCATCGGCGCGCTGTCGGTCCACCTGTTCCGCAGCGCGATGACCGAACGGCTGGAACGCTACGAGCTGGTGCGCACGGTCGAGGCGATCCGCAACGAGGTCGACAAGGCGGTCTCGGTGCCGCTGGCACAGGCACAGCAGTTGGCCGCCAACACCTATCTGCTGGACTGGATGGCGGCCGGCGAGCCGGCCGAAGGCATTGCCGGCTGGCAGCGCTACGCGCAGTCGCTCAAACAGTCGACAGGGGCGGTCGCGATTTCCTGGGCCTCCGAAGCCACCGGCAACTACTACGACGACAGCAGCGGCCTGCTGCGCCAGCTTGCCCCGGACGGCAACGACGCCTGGTTCAAGGCTTTTCTCGCCAGCGGCAGGCAGACCGCGTTCGATCTGGGCTCCGAGGCCGGCAAGGCCGACGTGATCATGTTCATCAACGCCCTGGCGCGCGACGCGCAGGGGCACCGGGCGGTGGCCAGCCTGGGCATGGACGTCACCGGCATGGCGCAACGGGTGCGGCAGATGGCTGTCGGCGACCGCGGCCAGGTGTACGTGGTGGACGAGCAGGGCCGGCTGCAGATCCACCGCGATCCAGCGCTGGTCAAGGTGGACAACAAGGTCGAGCTGAAGTCGCTGCCCGGCATGGGCGCCGTGGCGGCCGGCCTGCTGCGGCCCGGGCCGTTCAACCTGGCACGCTATGAAGGCCCGCAAGGGCCGATGATCGTCGCCTCCAGCCACCTGCCCAACGCCGGCTGGTTCGTGGTGGTCGAGCTGGCCGAGGACGAGGTCTTCAGCGCGGTCACGCGCACCATCCGCTGGCTGGTGCTGCTGGATACGGTGATCCTGCTGGCCTCGCTGATGCTGATGGCCTGGGTGTCGCGCACCATCACCCGCCCGTTGGCCCGGCTGCGCGATGCGATGCACGGCCTGGCACGCGGCGAGGGCGACCTGACACAACGCCTGCCGATCGACACCACCGATGAGGTGGGCGAGATCGCCGAGAGCTTCAACCGCTTCATCGAACAACTGCGCGGCATGTTCCTGCAGGTGCGCGACCAGGCGGTGAACCTGAACCAGAGTGTCGAGCAGCTGGGCCAGATGGCCGATCGGCTGGCGCACGACGCACGCGACAACGCGGGGCTCGCCGAGGCGACGGCGGCAACCATCCAAGAGATCACCGTCAGCGTGGCGCACATCGCGGACAACACCCAGGCCGCAGCGCATGCAGTGGGCCAAGCCGGGCAGCTTTCCGAGCAGAGCGGTGCTTCGGTGAACCGCGTGTCCAGCGAGATCGGCGAGGTCGCGCAATCGATGGATGCGCTCGACGAACAGATGCGCGAGCTGGAAAGCCGCTCGCGGCAGGTCGGCAGCATTGCCGGCGTCATCAAGGGCATTGCCGACCAGACCAACCTGCTGGCGCTCAATGCCGCCATCGAAGCGGCACGCGCCGGCGAGCAGGGCCGCGGCTTCGCCGTGGTGGCCGACGAAGTGCGCCAACTGGCCGAACGCACCGGCAGCGCCACCGTCGAGATCGAGCAGATGGTGGGCGCCATGCGCAACGCTGCCGAATCCGCACTCGGCCGGGTGGCCCATACCCATGGCACCGTCAAAGGCAGCGTCGCACAGGCCGACATCGCACTTGGCCATATCGGGCAGATCAAGGACAGCATGGACGGCGTGGTGCGCAAGACGCACGAGATCCGCGACGCGGCCAACGAACAGTCGCGCGCCACCGAAGACATGGCGCGGGCGGCCGAGCGGATGTCTGCCCGTGCGCAGGCGGGCGACACCGAGCTGGCGCGCGCGCGCGAGGTGGTGCAACAGCTGGAGCAGTTGTCCACCGCGCTGCGGCAGGTGGTCTCGGGCTTCCGGCTCTAG
- a CDS encoding ArsR/SmtB family transcription factor → MTNYSLPLDLVFHALADPSRLAMVERLCQGPASVSELARPLAISLPSVLQHLKLLEDSGLVRSRKVGRVRTCELDREVMVRAEDWFAERRRYWTGRLDRLADLLGATEPILPPEQSP, encoded by the coding sequence ATGACTAACTATTCACTTCCCCTCGATCTCGTGTTTCACGCCCTGGCCGATCCGTCGCGCCTGGCCATGGTGGAGCGGCTGTGCCAGGGGCCGGCGTCGGTCAGCGAGCTGGCGAGGCCGCTGGCGATCTCGCTGCCGTCGGTACTGCAACACCTGAAGCTGCTGGAGGACAGCGGCCTCGTGCGATCGCGCAAGGTGGGCCGGGTACGCACCTGCGAGCTGGATCGGGAAGTGATGGTCCGCGCGGAAGACTGGTTCGCCGAGCGCCGCCGTTATTGGACGGGGCGGCTGGACCGACTTGCCGATCTGCTCGGCGCAACCGAGCCCATCCTGCCACCGGAGCAAAGCCCATGA
- a CDS encoding SRPBCC family protein: MTARTVVHETLTFERSYPVSPARVFAAWSDQEALQRWGSPGADWEVTYERFDFFEGGGDMCRFGPRGGDTYVNTTCYLQIVPERRIVSANTMRSATLQLFAGLVTVEFHPQGTGCRMVLTEQGAYLDGNDRPEDHRAGWDEMLDNLARELAGTPGAS, encoded by the coding sequence ATGACTGCCCGCACTGTCGTACACGAAACCCTCACCTTTGAACGCAGCTACCCGGTCAGCCCGGCACGGGTGTTCGCCGCCTGGTCCGACCAGGAGGCGTTGCAACGCTGGGGCTCGCCCGGCGCCGATTGGGAGGTGACCTATGAGCGCTTCGATTTCTTCGAGGGCGGTGGCGATATGTGCCGCTTCGGCCCGCGCGGTGGCGATACCTATGTGAACACCACCTGCTATCTGCAGATCGTGCCGGAACGGCGCATCGTCAGCGCCAACACCATGCGCAGCGCGACGCTGCAGCTGTTCGCCGGGCTTGTCACCGTCGAGTTCCACCCGCAAGGCACAGGTTGCCGGATGGTGTTGACCGAGCAGGGCGCCTATCTGGACGGCAACGACCGTCCCGAGGATCACCGTGCCGGCTGGGACGAGATGCTCGACAACCTGGCGCGCGAACTGGCAGGCACGCCCGGCGCCAGCTGA
- a CDS encoding four-helix bundle copper-binding protein — protein sequence MPQPDFGACLRACTECADACDACAAASLRQEPWMAMAGCIAVAIDCAAMCRVVAGFMARASAHGGAVAEACAKLCEICALECARHDVPQCQACAQTCRDCARHCYDVAALLLTQTANPANP from the coding sequence ATGCCGCAACCCGATTTCGGCGCCTGTCTGCGCGCCTGCACCGAATGCGCCGATGCCTGCGATGCGTGCGCCGCCGCCAGCCTCAGGCAGGAGCCCTGGATGGCGATGGCCGGATGCATCGCGGTCGCCATCGATTGCGCAGCCATGTGCCGTGTGGTGGCGGGCTTCATGGCCCGTGCCAGCGCGCACGGCGGTGCGGTGGCCGAAGCCTGCGCCAAACTGTGCGAAATCTGTGCGCTCGAATGCGCGCGTCACGATGTACCGCAGTGCCAGGCCTGTGCCCAGACATGCCGGGATTGCGCCAGGCACTGCTACGACGTTGCGGCGCTGCTGCTGACTCAGACGGCCAATCCCGCCAATCCATGA
- a CDS encoding ion transporter, with protein sequence MMRAAAGGASGLPPRRRLRLLRRIERGLDLPMAALGLLWLCLLVTELVWGLGRLGTWATRVIWGVFVFDFLLRLLLAPRRLRYLRRNLLTAVTLLLPALRVLRVARGLRVLGQLRGLRLLRVLSSVNRGMAALGTAMRRRGFGYVLAITAMVAAAGAAGIYAFEKGASPQAPDSYWSALWWTAMLLTTMGSEYWPSTTEGRLLCLLLALYAFAVFGYVTGVLTTFFIGRDVQDEESGLAGQQALKALTEEMRALRAEVAQLREARPADGGAPR encoded by the coding sequence ATGATGCGTGCCGCTGCCGGCGGCGCGTCCGGCCTGCCGCCGCGTCGACGGCTGCGCCTGCTGCGGCGCATCGAACGCGGCCTCGATCTGCCGATGGCGGCGTTGGGGCTGCTGTGGCTGTGCCTGCTGGTGACCGAGCTGGTGTGGGGCTTGGGTCGGCTCGGCACCTGGGCCACCCGGGTGATCTGGGGCGTGTTTGTCTTTGATTTCCTGCTGCGTCTGCTGCTGGCCCCCCGGCGCCTGCGCTATCTGCGGCGCAACCTCCTGACCGCGGTCACCCTGTTGCTGCCGGCGCTGCGGGTGCTGCGCGTCGCGCGTGGGCTGCGGGTGCTCGGGCAGCTGCGCGGACTGCGGTTGCTGCGGGTGCTGTCATCGGTCAACCGCGGCATGGCGGCGTTGGGCACGGCGATGCGGCGGCGCGGTTTCGGCTATGTGCTTGCCATCACCGCCATGGTGGCGGCGGCAGGGGCAGCCGGCATCTATGCCTTTGAAAAGGGCGCGTCGCCACAGGCACCGGACAGCTACTGGAGTGCACTATGGTGGACCGCCATGCTGTTGACCACCATGGGCAGCGAATACTGGCCCAGCACCACCGAAGGCCGGCTGCTGTGCCTGTTGCTGGCGCTCTATGCCTTTGCCGTGTTCGGCTACGTCACTGGCGTGCTCACCACTTTCTTCATCGGGCGTGATGTCCAGGATGAAGAGAGCGGATTGGCCGGGCAACAGGCGCTGAAGGCCCTGACCGAGGAAATGCGTGCGCTACGCGCGGAAGTGGCGCAGCTGCGTGAGGCACGTCCGGCCGATGGCGGTGCACCGCGCTGA
- a CDS encoding plasmid stabilization protein has product MPRGDKSAYTDKQKRQAAHIEESYEARGLPEDEAERRAWATVNKISGGGRKSGSGRGKPDNPAPTVKGGQRGGAAAASRTPAQRSASARKAAATRKRNAEAKAAGTAKGR; this is encoded by the coding sequence ATGCCGCGCGGTGACAAATCGGCCTATACCGACAAGCAAAAGCGCCAGGCGGCGCATATCGAGGAAAGCTACGAGGCCCGTGGTCTGCCCGAGGACGAGGCCGAGCGGCGTGCCTGGGCCACCGTCAACAAGATCTCCGGCGGCGGCAGGAAAAGCGGTTCGGGCCGGGGCAAGCCGGACAACCCGGCGCCAACGGTCAAGGGCGGACAGCGAGGCGGCGCTGCGGCAGCGTCGCGTACGCCGGCGCAGCGCTCGGCCTCGGCCCGGAAAGCGGCAGCCACCCGCAAGCGCAATGCCGAGGCAAAGGCAGCCGGGACGGCCAAGGGACGCTGA
- a CDS encoding ferritin-like domain-containing protein produces the protein MTYAKENLIDWLRDAHGMEQQAEQMLKAQAERLDHYPELKARIEQHLQETLGQQQALERCLTRLGGSPSTLKDLAGKLVAFGQAIGGMAVSDEVVKGAMSGYVFEHMEIASYTVLIAAAEAVGDVETKRECMAILEQEVAMAQWLREHLPQVTRTFLARDQAESDSAKR, from the coding sequence ATGACCTACGCGAAGGAAAACCTGATCGACTGGCTGCGCGACGCGCACGGCATGGAACAGCAGGCCGAACAGATGCTCAAGGCCCAGGCCGAGCGGCTGGATCACTATCCCGAACTCAAGGCGCGGATCGAGCAGCATCTGCAGGAGACGCTGGGACAGCAGCAGGCGCTGGAACGCTGTCTTACCCGCCTGGGCGGCAGTCCGTCCACCCTCAAGGACCTGGCTGGCAAGCTGGTGGCATTCGGCCAGGCGATCGGTGGCATGGCGGTCAGCGATGAAGTGGTCAAGGGCGCAATGAGCGGCTATGTGTTCGAGCATATGGAAATCGCCTCGTACACCGTACTGATCGCTGCAGCGGAAGCGGTCGGCGACGTGGAGACCAAGCGTGAGTGCATGGCCATCCTGGAGCAGGAGGTCGCGATGGCCCAATGGCTGCGCGAGCATCTGCCCCAGGTGACGCGAACCTTCCTCGCGCGCGATCAGGCCGAATCGGACAGCGCCAAGCGCTGA
- a CDS encoding AI-2E family transporter: MNLSALHQKALLLLLLLVTLAFGWILWPFYGAVFWSAVLAIVFHPLYRRLLKPLRQRPTLAALATLLLCLLIVILPLALTGAALVQEGTQLYQRLQSGQIDVGTYLQRVLGSLPGWAFRLLDFFGIADLATLQARLSAGLNQASRFLAGYALNLGQNAFQFLIGLGVMLYLLFFLLRDGAALAERIKRALPLSPEHKRYLIDKFATVIRATIKGNLVVAAVQGTLGGVIFALLGIHGALLWGVLMALLSLLPAVGAGLVWGPAAVYFLATGALWQGLALTAFGVLVIGLVDNLLRPILVGKDTQMPDYVVLVSTLGGMAIFGLNGFVIGPVIAALFIATWDLFTAARDASAR, encoded by the coding sequence ATGAATCTGTCCGCTCTGCATCAGAAAGCCCTGCTGTTGCTCTTGCTGCTGGTCACGCTCGCCTTCGGCTGGATCCTGTGGCCGTTCTACGGCGCGGTGTTCTGGAGCGCGGTGCTGGCCATCGTGTTCCACCCGCTCTACCGCCGCTTGCTCAAGCCACTGCGTCAGCGTCCCACGTTGGCGGCATTGGCAACGTTGTTGCTGTGTCTGCTGATCGTCATCCTGCCGCTGGCACTCACCGGCGCGGCACTGGTCCAGGAAGGCACGCAGCTCTATCAACGGCTGCAGTCGGGGCAGATCGATGTGGGCACCTATCTGCAGCGCGTGCTGGGCTCGTTGCCCGGCTGGGCATTCCGCCTGCTCGATTTCTTTGGCATCGCCGATCTGGCCACGTTGCAGGCCAGGCTGTCGGCCGGTCTGAACCAGGCCAGCCGCTTCCTTGCCGGCTACGCGCTCAATCTGGGGCAAAACGCCTTTCAGTTCCTCATCGGGCTGGGGGTGATGCTGTATCTGCTGTTCTTTCTGCTGCGCGACGGCGCGGCGCTTGCCGAACGGATCAAGCGTGCACTGCCGCTCAGCCCGGAACACAAGCGCTATCTCATCGACAAGTTCGCCACCGTCATCCGCGCCACCATCAAAGGCAACCTGGTGGTGGCGGCGGTGCAAGGCACGCTGGGCGGTGTGATCTTCGCCTTGCTGGGCATCCACGGCGCTCTGCTGTGGGGCGTGCTGATGGCGTTGCTGTCGCTGTTGCCCGCCGTCGGTGCCGGGCTGGTCTGGGGTCCGGCGGCGGTGTACTTCCTGGCTACGGGCGCGCTCTGGCAGGGCCTGGCGCTGACGGCCTTCGGCGTCCTGGTGATCGGGCTGGTGGACAACCTGCTGCGTCCCATCCTGGTAGGCAAGGACACGCAGATGCCCGACTACGTGGTGTTGGTCTCCACGCTGGGTGGGATGGCGATCTTCGGTCTGAATGGTTTTGTGATCGGCCCGGTGATCGCCGCGCTGTTCATTGCCACCTGGGATCTGTTTACCGCCGCACGCGACGCCTCGGCGCGGTAA